The following are from one region of the Paenibacillus bovis genome:
- a CDS encoding carbohydrate ABC transporter permease, translating into MTHRIRDEWVKFTFIIPALLFFVLVVVFPFIRGLNIAFTNWDGIAPTYDYVGLRNLQLLFTDTELLDPIKNTLLFTVITTICINVFGLLLAVALNTKFPGVNLLKSFIFMPMVISLVLAAIIWRYIYSDIFPILFQTDGGLLGNPTTVMIGIAIICVWKEIGLAMVIYYAGLQTIPKDMYESARIDGATSYKQFTKITVPLLLPAFTYCIPLWIGTGLRQFDYPMVATKGGPVHRPRRLPCMSITMNSLISKPATDRCQPLCCLYLF; encoded by the coding sequence ATGACGCATCGAATCCGGGATGAATGGGTCAAGTTTACTTTTATTATCCCTGCCCTGCTGTTCTTCGTGCTCGTCGTGGTCTTTCCGTTTATACGCGGCCTGAATATTGCTTTTACCAACTGGGATGGCATCGCGCCAACGTATGACTACGTCGGGCTACGCAATCTGCAGCTGCTATTCACTGATACCGAATTGCTCGATCCGATCAAGAATACATTGCTGTTCACCGTTATCACCACAATCTGTATCAATGTATTTGGCCTACTGCTCGCGGTAGCGCTGAACACCAAGTTCCCCGGCGTGAACCTACTCAAAAGCTTTATCTTTATGCCGATGGTTATCAGCCTTGTGCTGGCAGCGATTATCTGGCGCTACATCTACAGCGATATCTTCCCGATTCTATTCCAGACCGATGGCGGACTACTCGGTAACCCGACTACTGTCATGATCGGGATCGCTATTATCTGTGTCTGGAAAGAAATCGGTCTTGCCATGGTGATCTACTATGCCGGATTGCAGACGATTCCCAAAGACATGTACGAATCGGCTCGCATCGATGGCGCGACCAGCTACAAGCAGTTCACCAAAATCACGGTACCACTGCTGCTGCCGGCTTTTACCTATTGTATTCCGCTCTGGATCGGTACTGGATTGCGGCAGTTCGATTATCCGATGGTCGCGACCAAAGGGGGGCCGGTACATCGTCCCAGACGCTTGCCATGTATGTCTATAACTATGAATTCCCTTATTTCAAAGCCGGCTACGGACAGATGTCAGCCCTTGTGCTGTTTGTATTTATTCTGA
- a CDS encoding GntR family transcriptional regulator, translating into MKKIPLYKQIKQHIQQKIISGELRYRDRVPSEQEMMEEYQVSKITVKNAMIELAEEGWVKRIQGKGTFVSLEPGARPLTAIQTGAAYYPYSQHTVPTPVIGLIIPTMKTRVIQKLIDYTEYYANQAGYQLILHITRECATNETEAIRQLTDRHVQGIIVFPTEDEKYSESLLRLSLDKFPFIFMDRYLRNIETYRVTSDNFAGSYQTVSYLLEKGHRHIALISPDNTNTAIQDRTLGLEHAYMDQHISIDKNLLCHVPLDILRTAGAQEYVTDFLQRYPYITAVFALTAEAADLTLASLHRLGRVEQTEIISFDDPGLPGVSCIMQDEQTMAMWAVKLLQSQMEGEYSPQEYVVPVRLNFLENRL; encoded by the coding sequence ATGAAAAAGATTCCTCTCTACAAACAAATCAAGCAGCATATTCAGCAAAAAATCATATCTGGTGAGCTGCGATATCGTGACCGTGTACCTTCCGAGCAGGAGATGATGGAAGAATACCAGGTGAGCAAAATTACTGTCAAAAATGCGATGATCGAACTGGCAGAAGAAGGTTGGGTCAAGCGGATTCAGGGCAAAGGTACCTTTGTATCGCTGGAGCCGGGAGCGCGTCCTTTGACAGCGATCCAGACGGGGGCCGCTTATTACCCATACAGTCAGCATACCGTTCCGACTCCGGTTATCGGACTGATTATTCCTACGATGAAAACACGGGTGATCCAGAAGCTGATCGATTATACAGAGTATTATGCCAATCAGGCAGGCTATCAGCTAATCCTTCATATAACACGTGAATGCGCTACTAATGAGACAGAAGCGATTCGACAGCTGACCGATCGTCATGTGCAGGGGATTATTGTTTTTCCGACCGAAGATGAGAAATACAGTGAATCGCTGCTGCGACTATCGCTGGATAAATTCCCTTTTATCTTTATGGATCGATATTTGCGCAATATAGAGACCTACCGGGTTACCTCGGATAATTTTGCTGGTTCTTACCAAACTGTCTCCTATTTGCTGGAAAAAGGTCACCGGCATATTGCGCTGATTTCACCAGATAATACGAATACAGCGATTCAGGATCGTACGCTGGGACTGGAACATGCCTATATGGATCAGCATATCTCTATTGATAAAAACCTGCTGTGTCATGTTCCGCTGGATATTCTCAGAACAGCTGGAGCGCAGGAGTACGTCACTGATTTTCTACAGCGTTATCCGTATATTACAGCGGTATTTGCGCTAACAGCAGAAGCGGCGGATCTGACACTGGCTTCTTTGCATAGACTGGGCAGGGTAGAGCAGACCGAGATTATTTCCTTTGACGATCCCGGATTGCCAGGAGTGAGCTGTATTATGCAGGATGAGCAGACGATGGCGATGTGGGCCGTCAAACTGCTGCAATCCCAGATGGAAGGAGAATACAGTCCGCAAGAATATGTAGTTCCTGTGCGGCTGAATTTTCTAGAAAATAGGCTCTAA
- a CDS encoding ABC transporter permease, with protein sequence MTLLRLASRNLLNNFRSYFLYFASMVFSVLIYFTFVSLKYDSAIQQQTSGSLKIDSAFNGASIVLIIFVAIFIWYSNSFFTRKRKKEVGLYSLLGVRKKQIGWMLFYENFMMGVLALAAGIILGAFLSKFFVMLLMKVMGYEAIGHFVLSAPAVVNTGIVFLVLILLTSLHGYRLIYRFRLIELFQADQLGELAPRASLLRALLSLIMIGTGYALTLQNYMESVVWRQLGFLMTPLLILILVISGTYLLFNTLTVYLLRLIRSRKNYFWRGIHLVSIAQLLYRIRGNAVILTVITVLSATTLTAGGTAYSLYYQNDKNISLADPNSLMYLSQGSAADTTIGRLIDKSQGIHVRYHDTLSALQLTVDISSLPSLTTGAKQVFTVIPMSSYNRLADWQGDKDQLDLQSKQAVVLDAGYSEQFSPHYQGASLRLHAGKIKQDIQVTRLYSYNVLNSGTSGTTIVLPDTVFTALATQTAPVQMQIYGLDGDRQAARQLADTLKQHLPESSRLSSEAADYSAGMQAFGLLIFMSGFLGLVFLAATGSILYFKQLTEAHAEVDRYAVLLKIGVKRSEICKSVYQQLSFIFGLPLLAGMAHCAVALTGLFQLLSANVAIPVTICMVVYSTLYLVYYLFTGHQYYRIVTQSAAH encoded by the coding sequence ATGACGCTGCTACGGCTGGCGAGTCGCAATCTGCTGAATAATTTCCGCAGTTACTTTTTATATTTTGCTTCGATGGTTTTCAGTGTGCTGATTTATTTTACATTTGTTTCACTAAAATATGACTCCGCAATCCAGCAGCAGACTAGCGGATCGCTCAAGATTGATTCCGCATTTAACGGAGCATCGATTGTGCTTATTATTTTTGTAGCTATTTTTATCTGGTATTCGAACAGCTTTTTTACACGCAAGCGCAAAAAGGAAGTGGGTTTGTATTCGCTGCTCGGCGTGCGCAAAAAGCAGATTGGCTGGATGCTGTTTTATGAGAACTTTATGATGGGTGTGCTTGCACTGGCTGCAGGGATTATCCTGGGCGCTTTTTTATCGAAGTTCTTTGTCATGTTGCTTATGAAAGTGATGGGTTATGAAGCAATAGGGCATTTTGTTCTGTCCGCGCCCGCTGTAGTCAATACCGGTATCGTATTTCTGGTCCTGATCCTGCTTACTTCGCTGCATGGTTACCGGCTTATTTACCGATTCCGATTGATCGAACTGTTCCAGGCGGATCAGCTGGGAGAACTGGCACCGCGTGCTTCCCTGCTGCGAGCGTTATTGTCTCTGATCATGATCGGCACCGGATATGCACTAACGCTTCAGAATTATATGGAATCAGTCGTCTGGCGGCAGCTGGGCTTTCTGATGACACCTCTGTTGATCCTGATTCTGGTGATCTCCGGCACGTATCTGCTATTCAACACTCTTACGGTTTATCTGCTTCGTCTGATCCGCAGCCGCAAAAATTATTTCTGGCGCGGTATTCATCTGGTCAGCATCGCGCAGCTGCTCTACCGAATCAGGGGTAATGCAGTGATCCTGACGGTCATCACCGTGCTCAGTGCTACTACGCTGACCGCAGGAGGAACAGCGTACAGTCTTTATTATCAAAATGACAAAAATATCTCGCTTGCTGATCCCAACAGTCTGATGTATCTCTCGCAAGGCAGTGCTGCAGATACGACTATCGGGCGATTGATCGATAAAAGTCAGGGAATACATGTGCGATATCACGATACACTCTCTGCGCTTCAGCTGACTGTGGATATAAGCTCTCTTCCCAGCCTGACTACAGGTGCCAAGCAGGTATTTACAGTTATTCCTATGAGCAGTTATAACCGGCTGGCCGACTGGCAGGGGGACAAGGATCAGCTTGACCTTCAGAGTAAACAGGCAGTGGTGCTGGATGCAGGCTACTCGGAGCAATTTTCACCCCATTATCAAGGAGCTTCCCTTCGCCTGCATGCCGGCAAAATCAAACAGGACATTCAGGTGACCCGGTTGTATTCCTATAATGTACTGAATTCCGGAACATCAGGAACAACTATTGTACTGCCGGATACCGTGTTTACTGCGCTGGCTACCCAGACCGCTCCTGTACAGATGCAGATTTACGGTCTGGATGGAGATCGTCAGGCGGCTCGACAGCTTGCTGATACGCTGAAGCAGCATTTGCCTGAATCGTCCCGCCTGTCCAGTGAGGCAGCAGATTATTCGGCAGGCATGCAGGCATTTGGACTGCTGATCTTTATGAGTGGATTTTTGGGATTGGTATTTCTGGCGGCTACTGGCAGTATTCTTTATTTCAAGCAGCTGACCGAGGCCCATGCCGAAGTGGATCGTTATGCGGTACTGCTCAAGATCGGGGTCAAGCGTTCAGAGATTTGCAAGTCGGTCTATCAGCAGCTATCTTTTATTTTCGGACTGCCTTTGCTGGCAGGTATGGCACACTGCGCAGTTGCCCTGACCGGTCTGTTCCAGCTGTTGTCTGCCAACGTAGCGATTCCGGTAACGATCTGTATGGTGGTGTACAGTACGCTGTATCTCGTCTATTACCTGTTCACCGGGCATCAGTATTACCGGATTGTGACGCAATCTGCAGCTCATTAA
- a CDS encoding GNAT family N-acetyltransferase, translating into MISIEILSSEQFPPMELLLSADPSPAIIQDYLSRGQCYIARQDQTIIGVYVLLPTRPKTVELVNVAVAESHQKQGIGKQLVQHAIQTAREQHYHTIELGTGNSGVSQLALYQKCGFRIVGVDPDFFVRHYEEPIYENGIQCRDMIRLMQDLHSVHRLE; encoded by the coding sequence ATGATATCTATTGAAATTCTATCCTCCGAACAATTTCCGCCTATGGAACTGCTGCTGTCTGCCGATCCTTCACCTGCTATTATTCAAGACTATCTATCTCGCGGACAGTGCTATATTGCCCGTCAGGATCAGACCATCATTGGCGTGTATGTACTACTCCCAACGCGTCCAAAGACGGTTGAGCTAGTTAATGTAGCGGTTGCTGAATCTCATCAAAAGCAAGGGATCGGCAAGCAGCTGGTTCAACATGCGATCCAAACGGCACGAGAGCAACACTACCATACGATAGAGCTGGGCACTGGCAATTCCGGTGTATCCCAGCTCGCTCTGTATCAAAAATGCGGATTTCGAATTGTCGGCGTTGATCCGGATTTTTTCGTCCGTCATTATGAAGAACCGATCTACGAGAATGGTATCCAGTGCCGGGATATGATTCGGCTGATGCAGGATTTGCACAGTGTGCATAGACTGGAATAA
- a CDS encoding DUF418 domain-containing protein: MIPSIPQKERIVALDIIRGIALFGILLVNIKGYILYTEEIPPFHGINHWLEIGFDVLIEKKFFSIFSFLFGVGFYIFASRAEQRGDRPLWRFARRLIAMLLIGIVHVFFFFGSILPIYAVAGWILLPFYRARVVTLVRWLIGLVIVYEAGALAGLLLQMNRFPDHLVVFFQYLNSLSSDLLLIIIMFMAGFAAAKSGIIQHMDRYRSSLRRLSLGALVLFLPLAVGSLYAAVVYGYELEQMMLCLESIPGTVFYLASLFLVMQSVRMQRFFRPVARVGQMALTNYFTQNLLGNAMIALMGMTVISPLDSIVMALVIYSIQIVWTLVWFRYFTMGPMEKLWRWMTYGRQSPVNNKV, from the coding sequence GTGATTCCTTCTATTCCGCAAAAGGAACGTATCGTAGCACTCGATATTATTCGTGGTATTGCCCTGTTTGGTATTTTGCTGGTGAATATTAAGGGTTATATTCTGTACACGGAAGAGATTCCGCCTTTCCATGGTATCAATCACTGGCTGGAAATAGGGTTTGATGTGCTGATTGAGAAAAAGTTTTTCTCTATATTTTCTTTTTTGTTTGGTGTCGGTTTTTATATTTTTGCTTCGCGGGCAGAGCAGCGGGGAGACCGTCCATTGTGGCGGTTTGCACGTCGCCTGATCGCGATGCTATTAATTGGTATTGTCCATGTGTTCTTTTTCTTTGGAAGTATTTTGCCAATCTATGCAGTAGCGGGCTGGATCTTGCTGCCTTTTTACCGTGCCCGTGTAGTGACACTGGTGCGCTGGCTGATCGGTCTGGTAATTGTATATGAGGCTGGGGCGCTGGCCGGATTGTTACTGCAGATGAACAGGTTTCCCGACCATCTGGTAGTATTTTTCCAGTACTTGAATAGTCTGAGTAGTGATCTTCTGCTGATCATTATTATGTTTATGGCCGGTTTTGCAGCAGCCAAATCAGGCATTATCCAGCATATGGATCGCTATCGCAGCAGTCTGCGCCGGCTCAGTCTTGGCGCGCTGGTGCTGTTTCTCCCGCTGGCAGTTGGCAGCCTGTATGCTGCTGTCGTATATGGATATGAGCTGGAACAGATGATGCTGTGCCTGGAAAGTATCCCGGGAACTGTCTTTTATCTGGCATCGCTATTTCTGGTCATGCAATCGGTACGGATGCAGCGTTTTTTTCGACCGGTAGCTCGTGTAGGGCAGATGGCACTGACGAATTATTTTACCCAGAATCTGCTCGGGAATGCTATGATTGCCCTGATGGGGATGACTGTAATTTCGCCGCTGGATTCGATTGTGATGGCGCTGGTCATCTATAGTATACAGATCGTATGGACGCTGGTATGGTTCCGCTACTTTACGATGGGACCGATGGAGAAGCTATGGCGGTGGATGACCTATGGTCGTCAGTCGCCGGTCAACAATAAGGTCTGA
- a CDS encoding ABC transporter ATP-binding protein has product MTTMLKAVNIQKTYGSRGNLYPALNGIDLEIQKGEFIGVMGPSGAGKSTLLHVLSTIDSPSAGEIQIAGQQILTMNDSQLSDFRRESLGFIFQDYNLLDTLTVQENIALPLALSRVPAREIEQRVQQMANTFGINDLLDKYPYQISGGQKQRAAASRAMVSQPELIFADEPTGALDSKSAANLLDNLALLNEQEQATIMMVTHDAFAASFCKRVLFIVDGRIAMELHRMESQRQLFLQRILDVLASFGGDPA; this is encoded by the coding sequence ATGACTACTATGCTAAAAGCAGTAAATATCCAAAAAACCTACGGCAGCCGGGGAAACTTGTATCCGGCGCTGAATGGCATTGATCTGGAGATTCAAAAAGGAGAATTTATCGGTGTAATGGGGCCTTCCGGAGCGGGCAAATCCACACTTCTTCATGTGTTATCTACGATTGACAGTCCCTCAGCCGGCGAGATTCAGATTGCCGGTCAGCAGATTCTAACCATGAATGACAGCCAGCTATCCGATTTCCGCCGTGAATCGCTCGGGTTTATTTTTCAGGATTATAATCTGCTGGATACGCTGACGGTGCAGGAGAATATTGCACTTCCGCTGGCATTGTCCCGTGTGCCGGCACGGGAGATCGAGCAGCGTGTGCAGCAGATGGCCAACACTTTTGGCATCAACGATTTGCTTGATAAATATCCGTACCAGATCTCTGGTGGGCAAAAGCAGCGGGCGGCAGCTTCCCGAGCAATGGTAAGCCAGCCGGAACTGATTTTTGCGGATGAGCCGACAGGAGCACTCGATTCCAAATCGGCTGCCAATCTGCTGGACAATCTGGCTCTCCTGAATGAACAAGAGCAAGCCACGATTATGATGGTAACCCATGATGCTTTTGCGGCAAGCTTTTGCAAACGGGTGCTGTTTATTGTAGATGGACGAATAGCTATGGAGCTGCATCGGATGGAGAGCCAGCGGCAGCTGTTTTTGCAGCGTATTCTGGATGTGCTTGCTTCCTTCGGAGGTGACCCGGCATGA
- a CDS encoding KGG domain-containing protein: MANDNDNKMSREEAGRLGGEATSNNHDKEFYQEIGQKGGESTAESHDKEFYQEIGEEGGKARSDSDGMSREEAGRKGGQTRSNNNNTNNND; encoded by the coding sequence ATGGCAAATGACAATGATAACAAAATGAGCAGAGAAGAAGCAGGACGTCTGGGTGGCGAAGCAACTTCGAATAATCATGACAAGGAATTTTATCAGGAAATTGGCCAAAAGGGTGGAGAATCCACTGCTGAATCTCACGACAAAGAGTTCTATCAGGAAATCGGTGAAGAAGGCGGCAAAGCCCGCAGTGATTCCGATGGTATGAGCCGCGAAGAAGCAGGACGCAAAGGCGGCCAGACACGCTCCAATAACAATAATACGAATAATAACGACTGA
- a CDS encoding ABC transporter substrate-binding protein: MKKTGFFLSLLLVCSIGLAGCGNSGASSGSSGDSDGKVTLTVTHYMVEKPKVDTFKKLTDKFTELHPNINFDIQVMPVDKYNDNIKMKVAADDQPDIIFGRPQGMVDITKSGAFLDLTNEPFMKRVKSDYLPNVSYDGKVYGLPIDLMTNAVIYNKDLFKKAGVEVPKTYSELVDVTKKLEAKGITPFAASWKDGASYMSFMFPDMFGNLLKDNPDYPGQIMAGDKKFSDIPGYRDFLQRLNELSSHANKDAKDIDYDRSLQYFAQGKAAMDIMGSFAIGTIRSYNPEGNFGVFMYPATDNPNENVMTYSTDDTWMIGANSEHLDAAKQFFEFMASDEGAQIWADGVQTISTISDDIKPKEQDPIASEFQEIFKSGKVVNNQVKPLWYGQYDTTFGQDMTFFLVSDPATRSVDQLLQKLDDDFVKINRMN; this comes from the coding sequence ATGAAAAAAACCGGATTCTTTCTTTCCCTGCTGCTCGTATGCTCGATTGGTCTTGCGGGATGCGGCAATTCCGGAGCCTCTTCGGGCTCAAGCGGTGACTCAGATGGCAAAGTAACGCTCACAGTCACACACTATATGGTCGAGAAGCCCAAGGTAGATACCTTCAAAAAATTGACCGACAAGTTCACTGAACTTCATCCGAATATCAACTTCGATATTCAGGTTATGCCTGTCGACAAGTATAACGACAATATCAAAATGAAAGTCGCTGCCGATGATCAGCCGGATATTATTTTTGGCCGTCCACAGGGTATGGTCGATATTACCAAATCCGGTGCCTTTCTCGATCTGACCAACGAACCTTTTATGAAACGGGTCAAATCTGATTACCTCCCCAATGTCTCTTATGATGGCAAAGTCTACGGGCTGCCGATCGACCTGATGACCAATGCTGTGATTTACAATAAGGATCTGTTCAAAAAAGCTGGCGTGGAAGTTCCCAAAACCTACTCCGAGCTGGTCGATGTTACTAAAAAGCTGGAAGCCAAAGGTATCACCCCTTTTGCCGCTTCCTGGAAAGATGGCGCTTCCTATATGAGCTTTATGTTCCCGGATATGTTCGGCAACCTGCTCAAGGATAACCCGGATTACCCTGGACAAATTATGGCGGGTGACAAGAAATTCTCCGATATCCCGGGCTATCGCGATTTCCTGCAGCGCCTCAACGAACTGAGCAGCCATGCCAACAAGGATGCCAAGGATATCGATTATGACCGTTCACTGCAGTATTTTGCGCAAGGCAAAGCAGCGATGGATATTATGGGCAGCTTTGCGATCGGTACGATCCGCAGCTATAATCCGGAAGGCAACTTCGGTGTCTTCATGTATCCCGCGACTGACAACCCGAATGAGAATGTAATGACGTACTCTACCGATGACACCTGGATGATCGGGGCCAACTCCGAACATCTGGATGCTGCCAAGCAGTTCTTTGAATTTATGGCGTCTGATGAAGGCGCACAGATCTGGGCAGATGGCGTACAGACAATCAGCACAATCTCTGACGATATCAAACCCAAGGAACAAGACCCGATTGCAAGCGAATTCCAGGAAATTTTCAAATCAGGTAAAGTGGTCAATAACCAGGTCAAGCCGCTCTGGTATGGACAGTATGATACTACTTTCGGACAGGATATGACGTTCTTCCTCGTCTCCGATCCGGCTACCCGCAGCGTCGATCAACTGCTGCAAAAACTGGATGATGACTTTGTTAAAATCAACAGAATGAATTAA
- a CDS encoding YxeA family protein: MKKWMISVIVVVIMLIAGVVILQNVNFNRLGTDHYYVQTQGQGKKLEDRTSSGEIYTSYEYTLPASDANGTGMTITFTAAKQLRQGAWLMLYIKDGEVTSYEEVQPADVPAAAQSKLAAGQEGAK, translated from the coding sequence ATGAAAAAATGGATGATATCCGTAATAGTCGTGGTTATTATGCTTATAGCCGGTGTTGTTATTCTTCAAAATGTTAATTTTAATCGTCTGGGCACAGATCACTATTATGTACAGACGCAGGGACAAGGCAAAAAGCTGGAAGATCGAACCAGCAGCGGCGAGATTTATACCAGCTATGAATATACGCTGCCTGCATCCGATGCGAATGGAACTGGAATGACAATTACTTTCACCGCCGCCAAGCAGCTGCGACAGGGAGCCTGGCTGATGTTATATATCAAAGATGGCGAAGTGACTTCTTATGAGGAGGTTCAGCCGGCTGATGTGCCGGCTGCTGCACAGAGCAAGCTGGCGGCCGGTCAGGAGGGAGCGAAGTGA
- a CDS encoding carbohydrate ABC transporter permease, which yields MNTTHPAAATVQVQEPRPRRKWSQILRVALLYLIAILFLFPFYIAVVYSIKTPVETAQSPLAFPTHIAWSNYAEAIEASNFFLALRNSVLTTVGTVALTIAVCSMAAYVIARNNTRFYNFFYYLFMSSIMLPFQVLMFPLYKTWSELSLLNTIPGLIIALTGVQIGYFAFLYVGFIKTVPKELEESAVLDGASRYRTFYSIIFPLLKPINSTILVLSALGAWNDFVVSMILVQKKEASTLPLVQFQFFGEYTSQVNMAFAAIILSMIPIMIFYLFAQKWIIGGVTAGAVKG from the coding sequence TTGAATACAACCCATCCAGCTGCTGCTACCGTACAGGTACAAGAGCCTCGTCCGCGCCGCAAATGGTCGCAGATTCTGCGTGTCGCTCTGCTGTATCTGATCGCGATTCTGTTTCTGTTTCCCTTTTACATTGCTGTGGTCTACTCGATCAAGACACCAGTCGAGACAGCGCAGAGTCCACTAGCCTTTCCGACTCATATCGCCTGGTCCAACTATGCAGAAGCGATCGAAGCTTCGAACTTCTTCCTCGCGCTGCGTAACAGTGTACTGACAACCGTCGGTACGGTCGCGCTGACAATTGCAGTCTGCTCGATGGCGGCGTATGTCATTGCCCGGAATAATACAAGATTTTATAATTTCTTCTACTATCTGTTCATGTCCAGTATCATGCTGCCGTTCCAGGTGCTGATGTTCCCTCTGTACAAAACATGGAGCGAGCTGAGTCTGCTCAATACGATTCCGGGACTGATTATCGCGCTAACCGGGGTGCAGATTGGATATTTTGCATTTCTGTATGTAGGATTTATCAAAACGGTGCCCAAAGAGCTGGAGGAATCGGCTGTGCTTGACGGAGCGTCACGATATCGGACGTTCTACAGCATTATCTTCCCGCTACTCAAGCCGATTAACTCGACGATTCTGGTGCTGAGTGCGCTTGGTGCATGGAATGACTTTGTTGTATCCATGATTCTGGTGCAAAAGAAAGAAGCCTCCACACTGCCGCTGGTACAGTTCCAGTTCTTCGGGGAATATACTTCGCAGGTGAACATGGCGTTTGCCGCGATTATTCTATCGATGATTCCGATTATGATCTTTTATCTGTTTGCACAGAAATGGATTATTGGCGGGGTCACGGCTGGGGCTGTGAAAGGGTAA